The window TTCGCGCCAGTGGCCAAACCGAACTCACAGAGACGCAAGAATTGGAAGTGCTGACTCAATTGGCTAAACAGCGTAAGGATGCGATCGCACAATATACCCAAGCTGGGCGCGAAGACCTGGCAGAAAAAGAAGCTGCAGAATTGACCATCATCCAAGCATATTTACCGGCCCAACTCTCCGATGCAGAGATTGAAGCGATCATTGACGACCTGATTGCGAAGACAGGGGCGGCCTCCCCTAAAGACATGGGCAAAGTCATGGGGCCAGCCATGAAGGAATTAAAAGGGCGCGCCGATGGCGCCAAGGTACAGGCTGTCGTCAAAGCCAAGCTCGCTGGATGAGGGGGAACGGTTTAACCCATTTCAGTGAGTTGCCTCAATGGGCCCGCAGTTAACTTGCGGGCGAAGGCACACCGGAGTCTGTCGCAAAAGGCAAAAGGATGTAGCTTGCTTCTGCGTAGCAGTAGGCAGAAAGGTGAATAGAAACGCTTGATAAGAGAGCCATTGAGTTATCTGGACTGTCCTAACACAAACGCGTACTGCTACATAAGATCTCCGTCGAAGCCACGCTACAAAAGGTGCGCAGGCTAAAACCATGCAAATTTTGATGGTCTGTTTTTGATGACCTGCTAGCGCAAAGCCTATGATGATGGCCTAGACCCAGTTTAAGTCAGCTTCAAAACCGCCATAAAGGCATCTTGGGGCACGTCTACGGTGCCGATTGCCTTCAAACGCTTCTTCCCTTTGGCTTGCTTTTGCAGGAGCTTTTTCTTCCGCGAGATGTCACCGCCATAGCATTTTGCCAATACGTCTTTGCGAAGCGCAGGGATACTTTCACTCGCAATCACCCGGCTACCAATGGAAGCCTGTAAAGGAATCCTGAACTGATGTCGCGGAATCAGTTCTTTCAATTTTTCGACGAGGGCTTTACCTACGTAATAAGCTTTATCGCGATGCACGATAGTCGCTAATGGATCTGCGGGCTCACCGTTAATTAAGATGTCTAGACGAACCAGCACATTTTCGCGATAACCGATGAGGTGATACTCCATGCTGGCATAGCCCCGCGATCGCGACTTGAGCTGATCAAAAAAGTCTGTAACCACCTCTGCCAACGGCAGCTCATACACTAATGACGTGCGCCCTTGCGCCAGATACTTCATATCCTTAAAGTCACCCCGACGACTCTGGCAGAGTTCCATCAAAGCACCCACAAACTCTTCTGGGGCAATCATCTCTACCCGCACGTAGGGTTCCTCAATTTTTTCACGCTCTTGAGGAGAAGGTAGCGTGCTTGGATTATCAATCTCGACGAGCGTGCCATCAATGAGCGTGACCCGATAAATCACCGAAGGGGCTGTGGTGATCAAGTCCAGGTTATATTCTCGTTCAAGACGCTCCTGGACAATTTCCATATGCAGCAGCCCTAGGAAGCCACAGCGGAATCCAAACCCCATGGCGCTAGACGTTTCGGGTTCATATTGCAGAGCTGCATCGCTAAGGCGCAGTTTCTCCAGGGCATCCCGCAAATCTTCGAATTGGTCAGAATCCGTTGGGAACAACCCACAAAACACCATGGGCTTGGCTTCTACATAACCCGGTAAAGGAGCCTCAGCAGGGGTTTTAACGAGGGTGATGGTGTCACCCACCCGAGCATCTTCTACCGCTTTAATGGCCGCTGAAAAGTAGCCGACTTCCCCCGCGTGCAGCACCTCAACCGGCACCTGTATCGGTGAGAGCACCCCTAACTCATCAATGTCATATTCCTTCTGGGAAACCATCAGGCGCACGCGATCGCCCTTGCGTAAGGTGCCATCCATCACCCGGAAGTAAACAATGACGCCTCGATAAGGGTCGTAATAGCTATCAAAAATCAGTGCTCGCAGCGGCTCCTCAACCGTATCTTGTGGGGGTGGGACAAGGTAAACGATGGACTCCAAGATCTCGTCAACGCCAATTCCTTCCTTCGCAGAGGCCAAAATAGCGTTGCTACAGTCCAGCCCAATAATGTCTTCAATTTCTTGTTTAATGCGGTCTGGATCAGCCCCTGGCAAATCAATTTTATTGAGTACCGGGATGATTTCTAGATCGTGCTCCAGCGCTAAATAGACGTTCGCTAACGTCTGTGCTTCCACCCCTTGAGAGGCATCGACTACCAACAGCGCCCCTTCACAGGCCACCAACGACCGAGACACCTCATAGGCAAAATCAACGTGGCCAGGCGTGTCGATTAGGTTCAGCACATAATCTTTACCATCCTGGGCCGTATAGCTCATGCGAGCGGCTTGCAGCTTGATCGTAATGCCCCGTTCCCGTTCCAGATCCATCGTGTCCAGGAACTGCTCTTTCATGTCGCGATCGCTCACCGTGCCGGTTTTCTGCAATAAGCGATCGGCCAGAGTTGATTTGCCGTGATCAATGTGGGCAATAATGCAAAAATTCCGGATCCTGGAGACGGGTACGTCAGTCATATATGCCAGATACTTAAGCGGTCTGTAACTTATTTTAATGGGATTAAACAACAAGGCTGCATTGGTCTCACAACTCTCCTAGGGTCTAAAACGCCTGAATGAGAGGTATTGGCTACGTTTTCATTGTTTCAAATTGTGGGCAAGGCTGTTGCAAACCAAGCATTTTCCATGGTTTCGGGCACACTTTAACTAGTTTGCGGTGTCAAAGCCTTGATTAGAATGGCAATGCAAGCACTCGCTGAATACAAAACGCTATTACACGCCAGTCAGGGCAGGCTTTACCCCCTCTGGGAGGAGTCATTATCCTGTTCTGTATTCTCAGTGGTAAGTGACGTGTTGACTCAGACCCCTTGCTCTGAATTTCCCTCACTCAAGACCCATGGTATGCAATGACCCCTTTCAACGATTTGACTTATCGTGTTCTGACTGACACTCATGGTACTGCTGCGACGGAGCGTCAATCCAGTCTGCAGGAGGTTCAGGCGTCTTTGGTAGGCAGCCCGAACTCTCCCTTGATTTTTGCGCTCGATAGTCAAGGCTGCTTTTTGAGTTTGGCTTGGCCCTTAGCCGAACAGTACGGGGTAAACCTAGAGCGATATATTGGGCGATCGCTCCTACAGCGCCTTACAGCCTCTCGTGAATTGAGCCTAGAGGCATTGCTGGCAGGTGACCTTTCAGCCTCGAACCTCACCGACACCTGGACGCTGCAGTTGGAGGAATGCCAGCTTACCGGACAGGCAAGTTTAACGTTACTACAGCCAGCAGACTCAGCGTGCCAGCTGATGGGGGCAATTCAGGTGAGTCAAATCTCTAGGAGTGGCGTCCTCAGACCGACACCGTGGCGTCTAGGGTATCGATCTCAGCTCACCCAATTCACCTGGAACATTCGACGCACCCTAGACCTAGAGACCATTTGGCAGCAAACCACCGATGGCTTAAGCACCATCTTTGACGTTGAGTGGTGCGGAATTTGTCCTTACACGCTTCATTCTACGGACGTCAGAGTCGTTGCTGAAGTCGCCAATACCCCTGGGCAAACGCGGCGTGGCGAGACGTTGGTGCTGGCCGAGTATCCCAGTTTTCGAGAAGCCTTGCGGGCACGACGGCCAGTCGTCTCAAAGCCACTCGGCCACGATGTTGAGGCTTCAGAAACACTGCTCATTGCGGCCACTAACCATCACAACGAACCGAATGGGCTGATTTTGCTTCAGGCTACTGAGGGAACTCGGTGGGATGATTTAGACTGCAAACTCTTCCAAGAAGTGGTCCAGCAAATAGGCACCGCGATCGCCCATGCTTATCTTTTCCGCGATGCCCAAGGCTTAGCGGATGAGCTACAGGCTGCCAACCAGCGCCTGCGCCAAAAGCATCGAGAACTGGAAGAAGCCCGTCATCAGGCAGAAGAAGCCTCTCGCCTCAAAAGTGAGTTTTTAGCCAACACCTCCCACGAACTGAGAACCCCGCTCAACGGCATGATCGGTTTCTTGAAACTGATTTTGGACGGCATGGCAGACGATCCGGAAGAGCAGCAAGAATTTTTACAAGAAGCCCATAAATCTGCGATTCACCTGCTCAACTTGATTAATGATGTTTTAGACATCGCTAAAATCGAGGCGGGCAAGATGCAGATCGACATGGCCCCTGTGAAGGTGCGTGAACTGTTCTTAGATGTCGAAAACTTTACCCGCCCTCAAGCCGAACAAAAAGGGCTAGGATTCGAAATCGTCGTGCCCCCGACCCGCGATGAAATTATTGTCAATGGTAATTATCAGCGACTTTTGCAAGTCATTCTGAATTTAGTGGGTAATGCGATCAAATTTACCCATGAAGGCAGCATTACCATTAGTGCTGAAATTAAATCTCAAAAGATCGAATTTCAGGATCATGAGTGGCCTGGCATTGTAAAGGTCAGCGTTGCTGATACAGGTATTGGCGTCTCCCTCGAAAAGCAGGATCGGCTGTTTCAGACCTTTAGCCAAGTAGATGGTGAGCGCACTCGCCAGTACGGGGGCACCGGCTTAGGGCTAGCCATTTCCCAACGTCTTGTCGAAGCGATGGGAGGCGTTGTTCAATTTATCAGCATGGGTGAGGGGTTGGGGTCTACGGTGACTTTTACCACCTTGCTGTATCAAGAGCCGGTCATGATTGAATAGCGGGTCTACTGATACGGTGCCCTTCAACGACTCCATCTTCACCCTCATCATTCAAGCTGGCCATTAAAGAAACTTAGGGCGGGCATGATGGTTTTCGTCAAGCTTGGCGGCGATCGCATCCCATTGTTCAGCCTGAATGAGCTGCGTCAACCGATCGATTTCTTCACGATAAGCCTGTAACGATCTCAATACCTCTGAACGGTTATAGCGAGCCATCATCACCCCTAATTCAGAATGCCCCCCACCCACCCGACTAGTGTCGCGGAAACCCGAACTCGCAAAGTGCTGTGCCAGGGCTCGTACTTGGGGGTCAGCCTCATGCAGACAGGCCTGAATCAGGCTACTGCTAACCATCACAGGTAAATGAGAGATCCACGATACCGCGCGATCATGACTCTCTGGAGAACAAACAAACACCTCAGCCTTCAAAGACTGAGCTAGCCCCGTGACAATTTCAACGGCGGCAGGGGGGGTTTGTGCTGTTGGCGTAATCACATAGGCTCGATTCGCAAATAGCTGCGGCTCGGCAGCAGCAATACCCACCTCAGTTTTACCCGCCATGGGGTGGCCCCCCACAAACCCCGGCCAATGCTTCGCAGCTGTATAGGCGATCGCAGCCTTCACAGACCCCACATCTGTAACAATCGCTTCAGGTTGCAGATGTGGGACTAATGCAACCAGCGTGGATTCAATGGCCGCAATGGGGGTTCCCACAAACACGACCTCCGCAGAGCTGAGACTATCTAATGAGGTACTCGCCTGATCGACCGCTCCCCGAGCGACAGCGGCATCACAAGTTACCTGGCGACGAGCCACCCCCAAAACGGTATGGCCCAATTGTCTAAAATCAAGACCTAAAGACCCACCAATTAACCCTAGACCAACAATACCAATTCTCATAAATCTCACTATCAAATAGAGGTCGTTTTGAACATCTTTGTATCGTTGAATGATCGAGTAGATCTAGCGCCTCAGTAGCATAGAAGGGCTGACAGGGTCGAGTCTCTTTGATGTCTACTATGAAGCAATCGCTTTACAAAACCCTCATAGTTCATAGTGTTCACAGTATTGCCACACTTGCCTATTACACCTTATAAACGTGTTGTTCAAAAGATCGTTGGGGAGTGATGGACTGGACGTTCAATCAAACTCAACCAGATTTTGCCGATACGTATTAAGAGTGCATCAGTTTGACGCTACAGACATTTCCAGAGAGGTCTAAGTCACAGAAAGCTTAAAGTCTTTTTACACAAAGGCTTGTGACTTTAAAATTGCAATTTAGCGGAAAAATCAGCTAAAACATAAGCTTCCTATGCGCGATAGCGTGTAGTCATGCTGTATCTGTGTGATACGACGATTAGAGCTAACTATTTTGCCAGAGTCTTCAGGTCTCAAACCGTGTGGTGCCGCAAAATCTACCTGGCACCAGAGTTCACCCAATTTTTTTGACTATTCTCAATCACCTTATCAAGACGGTGCTGAACTGCCCCTATGAGCTCATCATCTTCATCTACCACTGCAGAGAGCCTTCTCAGCAAATATGCTCAGGGAACGCGAGACTTCTCGGGTATCACGTTGAATGAATGTACGCTATCTGGGGCCAAACTACCCCACATAATTCTGCAGCAAGCCAGCTTAAAAGTGGTCAACCTGAGCACCGCTAATCTGAGCTATGGCAACTTGCAGCAAGCCGTTCTCAATGTGAGTCGGCTCAGCGGTGCCAACCTGAGCCAAGCTCAACTCCAGCAAGCTCAACTCAACGTTGCGAATCTAATTCGGGCGGTTCTGGTAGGTGCTAACCTCTCTGAAGCGTCTTTGATTCGAGCCGAACTCCTGAGGGCCGATCTCAGTAATGCCACCCTAACCCGGGCTAACCTTCAAGAGGCCGATCTCCGAGAGGCTCGACTACGGTGGGCGCGACTGAGTGGAGCCAATCTCAGTCAGTGTGATCTGCGGGATAGCAGTTTGCTCGGGGCTAATTTAAGTTCAGCCCAGCTTTATTCGGCCTCTCTCAATGGAGCAGTCCTGAGCGGTGCCATTCTCCTCAGAGCAGAATTACGCCATGCCAACTTGCAATCAGCCGATTTGAGTGGAGCTAACTTGCGGGGAGCCAATCTCCGTTGGGCAGACCTTAGCGGTGCCAACTTACAAGAGGCCGACTTGACCGACGCCAAACTTAGTGGGGCTAACCTCATGGGAGCCCGGTTGGATGGGGCAACGTTGGAGAATACAACGCTCGTGCATGCAGACCTGAGTCGCACAAATTTGCAAGGGGTTCATTGCGTCGGCTCTGATCTCTCCGGTGCCACGCTGACCGGTGCATTAATGTCTGGAGCGATTTGCTACGATGTGCGAACGGCAGAAACCGTCTGTGAATGGATAGACCTTAGCCCCTATGGTGACCATTCTCAACTACGTCACTTTAACTATGCCGCCGACATTCATACGTTCCTAAATCATCGCCCACCTCGGGTACAAGTGGTGGTTGACTTAGCCCTCACCCAAGCTGCCCATACCGCTTTAGCCACAGCCTATGAGCAAATTGGACAAACGGTTACGATGTTTAGCCGCCCTCCCCATATTGAAATGAGCCATCGCCGAACCATGCTGACTTTTATCGCGCAAGAAGAAGCCAGCCTAGCAGCGATCTCATACTTGGCCACCTGGCCCTTTCACGATGGCACAGCGATTCAGATGACCCTCTCTGATTTGATTGACCAAGGGCTAGAGAGACCGATACGCTCCTCCGTTCAAGATGATGCTCACCAAAAACTGTACGAAGCCATGACCCGGCTAGAGACTGAGAAACTCCAGTCTTTACGGCAGCAGGTGGATGAGCATCCTTTTTTTGCAGCCCCCATCCAAGCTAAGCTATCTAACCAGAGTGGACAGACTTTGGAGCTTTACCACAATCCTCGGTTTGGGGTTCGCAATTTACCTCCCTCCGATGGCTTCTTTCCGGTACAGCCAGGATATTTGCCATCCCCCCAGTTAGACGAGTACTTGGCCTTTCTTTCGCCATCAAGTTGAGTGACATAGCAACGCTAACTCAACAGCCACTCGCGCTCTTGTCTGAGAAGACTAGGAGGGCTGTGTCACAATTAAGGTCATCATGCTGTCAGGAGCAATTAAGTGCTGGAAGCAAGAGTTCACGAGCAATTGCGGGCTTTCCTGAGACATCAGGGAAACACCGACTGGCCTCATCATCTGACGATGGCGCGTCTAGCCGCTCGCGCTCTGCGTTTGGGACGCAGCTCTCTGATGCAGGTAGGGAGCACAGCTCTATACCAAGGGCACTATCGGCTCAGCTACCTAATGTCGTTGTTGATGTGGCCGGGGCCAGCCATTTTAGTGTTATCCGAAGCAGCCCGGCAATCTGTCCAGCTCATTGATATTCCTCGCTTACAGGAGTGGATGCCCAGCCAAAAACCGGTTCATTGGGGTGAGGAGTGGCCGGGAGAAGACTTTCAAGGGGTGTTGTTGACGACGCCCCAGATCTGGCTTCACGATCGCATTTCAGGTGTCCATCGTTTCCCGATGGGCGTGCCCGTCGTCATTGATGGGGCTGATGATCTCGAAGATTGGATCCGTGAATGCCTAACGATCACCCTGGATGCCGATGCTTGGCAAACCCTGATGCAGGCTTATCCCCATCAGCAAGCCTTGATTAGAGATATTCGCGTTCGTCTGACCCATAGCATTTTCCAACATCCTCCCAACCCTTATCAGTGTCATCTGATCGAAGCCACAGAACGGCAAATGCTGGCAGCGTTACGACAGACACTTCTGGCTGAACCTGCGGCCCCAGCAGCCATGCCCAAACGGTGGAAACAGTTTTGGGCCCAAACGGATCGTTCAGAATCTCTGCTATGGGCCAGCTTAAACCGTGACCTGGGGCAGTGGACGTTGCACAGCGCACCCATCGATGTGGCTCCTAGCATTACAGACTGTTGGCAGCAGCAGCCAATGGTCATCATCGGCGGTGCCTTAGACATTACCTCAGAGGCGACCTATTATCGTCAACGCTTAGGGCTCGGGGATATGACCTGCCTGAAGTTCAGCCCCGATCGCCAGACGGAAGAAATTCAACTCTATCGACCAGATGGGATTCCGTTTCCTAATACACCAGAATTTCAGCCCGTCTTGCTAGAGGAGGTGGCCACCCTGATTCTGACGAGCGCTGGCCAGACGGGGCTAACCGTTGTACTAGTAGATGACACCCCCTTAAAACAGCAGGTAGCCACGGTTCTAGCGTCTCAGTTTGGCTCTCGGGTGCAGTTAGAAACGCACACCCTAGCTGACAACGGCATTCTTGTAAGTGGCTGGCGCTACTGGCGAGATCATCAGGCTCAGCTCCCTAAGCCGACGC is drawn from Leptolyngbya sp. SIO1E4 and contains these coding sequences:
- a CDS encoding GatB/YqeY domain-containing protein, yielding MSLKDRISDEIKAAMKAKDKVRLETVRSIKKVIIEKESLLRASGQTELTETQELEVLTQLAKQRKDAIAQYTQAGREDLAEKEAAELTIIQAYLPAQLSDAEIEAIIDDLIAKTGAASPKDMGKVMGPAMKELKGRADGAKVQAVVKAKLAG
- the lepA gene encoding elongation factor 4, giving the protein MTDVPVSRIRNFCIIAHIDHGKSTLADRLLQKTGTVSDRDMKEQFLDTMDLERERGITIKLQAARMSYTAQDGKDYVLNLIDTPGHVDFAYEVSRSLVACEGALLVVDASQGVEAQTLANVYLALEHDLEIIPVLNKIDLPGADPDRIKQEIEDIIGLDCSNAILASAKEGIGVDEILESIVYLVPPPQDTVEEPLRALIFDSYYDPYRGVIVYFRVMDGTLRKGDRVRLMVSQKEYDIDELGVLSPIQVPVEVLHAGEVGYFSAAIKAVEDARVGDTITLVKTPAEAPLPGYVEAKPMVFCGLFPTDSDQFEDLRDALEKLRLSDAALQYEPETSSAMGFGFRCGFLGLLHMEIVQERLEREYNLDLITTAPSVIYRVTLIDGTLVEIDNPSTLPSPQEREKIEEPYVRVEMIAPEEFVGALMELCQSRRGDFKDMKYLAQGRTSLVYELPLAEVVTDFFDQLKSRSRGYASMEYHLIGYRENVLVRLDILINGEPADPLATIVHRDKAYYVGKALVEKLKELIPRHQFRIPLQASIGSRVIASESIPALRKDVLAKCYGGDISRKKKLLQKQAKGKKRLKAIGTVDVPQDAFMAVLKLT
- a CDS encoding GAF domain-containing protein translates to MTPFNDLTYRVLTDTHGTAATERQSSLQEVQASLVGSPNSPLIFALDSQGCFLSLAWPLAEQYGVNLERYIGRSLLQRLTASRELSLEALLAGDLSASNLTDTWTLQLEECQLTGQASLTLLQPADSACQLMGAIQVSQISRSGVLRPTPWRLGYRSQLTQFTWNIRRTLDLETIWQQTTDGLSTIFDVEWCGICPYTLHSTDVRVVAEVANTPGQTRRGETLVLAEYPSFREALRARRPVVSKPLGHDVEASETLLIAATNHHNEPNGLILLQATEGTRWDDLDCKLFQEVVQQIGTAIAHAYLFRDAQGLADELQAANQRLRQKHRELEEARHQAEEASRLKSEFLANTSHELRTPLNGMIGFLKLILDGMADDPEEQQEFLQEAHKSAIHLLNLINDVLDIAKIEAGKMQIDMAPVKVRELFLDVENFTRPQAEQKGLGFEIVVPPTRDEIIVNGNYQRLLQVILNLVGNAIKFTHEGSITISAEIKSQKIEFQDHEWPGIVKVSVADTGIGVSLEKQDRLFQTFSQVDGERTRQYGGTGLGLAISQRLVEAMGGVVQFISMGEGLGSTVTFTTLLYQEPVMIE
- a CDS encoding prephenate/arogenate dehydrogenase — its product is MRIGIVGLGLIGGSLGLDFRQLGHTVLGVARRQVTCDAAVARGAVDQASTSLDSLSSAEVVFVGTPIAAIESTLVALVPHLQPEAIVTDVGSVKAAIAYTAAKHWPGFVGGHPMAGKTEVGIAAAEPQLFANRAYVITPTAQTPPAAVEIVTGLAQSLKAEVFVCSPESHDRAVSWISHLPVMVSSSLIQACLHEADPQVRALAQHFASSGFRDTSRVGGGHSELGVMMARYNRSEVLRSLQAYREEIDRLTQLIQAEQWDAIAAKLDENHHARPKFL
- a CDS encoding pentapeptide repeat-containing protein gives rise to the protein MSSSSSSTTAESLLSKYAQGTRDFSGITLNECTLSGAKLPHIILQQASLKVVNLSTANLSYGNLQQAVLNVSRLSGANLSQAQLQQAQLNVANLIRAVLVGANLSEASLIRAELLRADLSNATLTRANLQEADLREARLRWARLSGANLSQCDLRDSSLLGANLSSAQLYSASLNGAVLSGAILLRAELRHANLQSADLSGANLRGANLRWADLSGANLQEADLTDAKLSGANLMGARLDGATLENTTLVHADLSRTNLQGVHCVGSDLSGATLTGALMSGAICYDVRTAETVCEWIDLSPYGDHSQLRHFNYAADIHTFLNHRPPRVQVVVDLALTQAAHTALATAYEQIGQTVTMFSRPPHIEMSHRRTMLTFIAQEEASLAAISYLATWPFHDGTAIQMTLSDLIDQGLERPIRSSVQDDAHQKLYEAMTRLETEKLQSLRQQVDEHPFFAAPIQAKLSNQSGQTLELYHNPRFGVRNLPPSDGFFPVQPGYLPSPQLDEYLAFLSPSS
- a CDS encoding ATP-dependent DNA helicase → MLEARVHEQLRAFLRHQGNTDWPHHLTMARLAARALRLGRSSLMQVGSTALYQGHYRLSYLMSLLMWPGPAILVLSEAARQSVQLIDIPRLQEWMPSQKPVHWGEEWPGEDFQGVLLTTPQIWLHDRISGVHRFPMGVPVVIDGADDLEDWIRECLTITLDADAWQTLMQAYPHQQALIRDIRVRLTHSIFQHPPNPYQCHLIEATERQMLAALRQTLLAEPAAPAAMPKRWKQFWAQTDRSESLLWASLNRDLGQWTLHSAPIDVAPSITDCWQQQPMVIIGGALDITSEATYYRQRLGLGDMTCLKFSPDRQTEEIQLYRPDGIPFPNTPEFQPVLLEEVATLILTSAGQTGLTVVLVDDTPLKQQVATVLASQFGSRVQLETHTLADNGILVSGWRYWRDHQAQLPKPTLLAMATLPIPSLEDPLVAGRVAYYKRCHQDWFRLYLLPTALNELQRAIAPVRPHQGTVALLDNRVNHRSYGRQILDALNPAVHLHQRHTLWLSEPSSFPQSRRSF